Proteins from a single region of Anastrepha ludens isolate Willacy chromosome 5, idAnaLude1.1, whole genome shotgun sequence:
- the LOC128864018 gene encoding zinc finger and SCAN domain-containing protein 2, producing MVDLETVVAPAEASAMNSATGLCRLCLRHDKTIVNIFEEELEPAAENAPLPEGASKKMPMVERLFDLLGVKFQHSASLPSSICQRCFAMIEAFTNFRENVQRCETELQRWLEHNKKIVDSDDQRAGLNGNPGEFEPEVDCIITEVDPNQDYESSEDEFSMESDSETEEQLTSATHTMQNTPNAGSKLSQQQTNEFTDTLTTSVPITTGEAQKFDTSLPAPETTPSGTPMPGGDSFVTGEIVIKNTYLCQYCDMAFTTQSECQDHESQHDSAAPYVCSFCSQRTSSRQNLIYHIKELHDPERPYVCAFCKKGFCRRSDLKKHTIVHTGVRPFSCPVCAKSFSRNTNLTKHIRIHSSVKPHVCTRCPRSFSSASELMRHIRSHTNSKPFQCSRCPSTFARKDKLHLHERTHLRRDSEFLLNQSNDTPPSGNNKSEEGGGGGGVIGQTENIVVALNPYGEPESTQPPHANMSSPQDQYRQHSILAAQLQQRPVMPKPPPHKPSHPRNFTCTICQKSFTRERDLQRHQALHLDTLFTCKQCGIGFNRREKLARHELEFHAPQYPCDVCRIQFSKRDEYERHMKMHELQQNAVMATQAAISATSGIGGAPASNILGLAGGPNTAGAINLVTNASGVCPPPPPVPLPKDMSVSQHRPSAADMSFYSQLVPTMNLGFYSETRPEDRNGI from the exons ATGGTTGATCTCGAGACGGTAGTTGCGCCAGCAGAGGCTTCAGCTATGAACAGCGCCACTGGACTCTGCCGCCTTTGTTTGCGTCACGATAAAACGATTGTGAATATCTTTGAGGAAGAATTGGAGCCAGCTGCAGAAAACGCGCCTTTGCCCGAGGGTGCATCGAAAAAAATGCCAATGGTGGAACGGCTATTTGACTTGTTGGGTGTAAAG TTTCAGCATTCAGCGTCCTTGCCGAGTAGTATCTGCCAGCGTTGTTTTGCAATGATCGAGGCGTTCACCAATTTTCGTGAAAATGTGCAGAGATGCGAGACTGAGTTGCAGCGTTGGCTGgagcataacaaaaaaatagtagATAGTGACGATCAACGTGCGGGCTTGAATGGTAATCCAGGAGAATTTGAGCCTGAAGTTGACTGCATAATCACCGAAGTGGATCCCAATCAAGATTATGAAAGTTCGGAAGATGAGTTTTCCATGGAATCAGATTCTGAAACCGAGGAGCAGCTGACGTCAGCCACACACACAATGCAAAATACACCAAATGCAGGATCAAAGTTATCACAGCAGCAAACAAATGAGTTTACCGATACGCTAACGACATCCGTACCAATAACAACGGGAGAAGCGCAAAAATTCGATACTTCGCTGCCTGCTCCGGAAACAACACCCTCCGGCACACCAATGCCAGGTGGCGACTCGTTTGTTACCGGTGAAATAGTGATAAAGAATACCTACCTTTGTCAGTATTGCGACATGGCTTTTACAACGCAATCTGAATGTCAGGATCATGAATCACAACATGATAGTGCAGCGCCTTACGTGTGCAGCTTCTGTTCACAACGCACATCGAGTCGGCAAAATTTGATTTATCACATCAAAGAATTACACGATCCAGAAAGACCATATGTGTGTGCGTTCTGCAAAAAAGGTTTTTGTCGGCGTTCGGATTTGAAGAAACACACAATCGTACACACAGGTGTACGCCCATTCTCATGTCCAGTATGCGCAAAGAGCTTCTCACGCAATACCAACTTAACCAAACATATACGCATTCATAGCAGTGTAAAGCCACACGTTTGTACGCGCTGCCCGCGTTCGTTCTCAAGTGCGTCCGAATTAATGCGTCACATACGTTCACACACCAATTCAAAGCCATTCCAGTGTAGTCGTTGTCCCAGCACATTTGCACGTAAAGACAAACTACACCTGCACGAGCGAACGCACCTACGTCGTGACTCCGAATTTCTACTCAATCAAAGTAATGATACACCACCAAGCGGTAATAATAAAAGTGAAgagggtggtggtggtggtggtgtgaTTGGTCAAACAGAAAATATAGTTGTTGCTCTTAATCCGTACGGTGAACCCGAATCAACACAGCCACCGCATGCAAATATGTCCTCGCCACAAGATCAATATCGCCAGCATAGCATACTAGCAGCGCAGTTACAACAGCGTCCGGTGATGCCAAAGCCACCGCCGCATAAGCCATCGCATCCGCGCAATTTCACCTGCACGATTTGCCAGAAGTCATTCACACGTGAACGTGACTTACAGCGACATCAGGCACTACATTTGGACACCCTCTTTACGTGCAAGCAATGCGGCATCGGTTTCAATAGGCGCGAGAAACTCGCACGCCACGAATTGGAATTCCACGCGCCCCAATATCCATGTGATGTCTGTCGCATACAATTCTCAAAGCGCGACGAATATGAGAGACACATGAAAATGCATGAACTGCAGCAGAATGCGGTTATGGCTACACAAGCTGCCATCAGTGCCACATCGGGCATAGGGGGAGCGCCCGCAAGTAATATTCTCGGCCTGGCAGGTGGCCCCAATACTGCTGGCGCTATCAATTTAGTCACAAATGCGTCTGGCGTTTGCCCGCCACCTCCGCCGGTGCCGTTGCCAAAAGATATGTCAGTGTCACAACATCGACCATCAGCCGCCGACATGTCGTTCTACAGCCAGCTGGTGCCAACCATGAATCTGGGATTTTATAGTGAGACGCGACCGGAAGATCGTAATGGTATATAG